A window from Variovorax sp. PBL-E5 encodes these proteins:
- the hpnC gene encoding squalene synthase HpnC, whose product MPSTHYENFPVASWLCPPRLRPPIAAIYGFARTADDIADEGDADPAQRLDDLHAFRADLGAVARGKAPSARWPGVFGPLAQAMHAFALPERLLADLLSAFMQDIEKTRDGSGYADRGGLLDYCRRSANPVGRLLLHLYGVDDAIALAQSDAICSALQLINFWQDLSVDLPRGRFYLPRADSAMHGLAGRDFRTFRPLAPAAPPPAAIALVATEVAWARALMREGAPLVHRLPGRAGWELRFVVQGGQRILDRIEAQGCDSFSRRPTLGKADMLPMAWRAFGMRRQSPA is encoded by the coding sequence GTGCCATCCACCCACTACGAGAATTTTCCGGTCGCCTCCTGGCTGTGCCCACCGCGATTGCGGCCGCCGATCGCCGCCATCTACGGCTTCGCGCGCACGGCCGACGACATCGCCGACGAAGGCGACGCCGACCCGGCGCAGCGGCTCGACGACCTGCATGCCTTCCGCGCCGATCTCGGCGCCGTGGCACGCGGCAAGGCGCCTTCGGCGCGCTGGCCCGGCGTGTTCGGTCCGCTCGCGCAGGCAATGCACGCGTTCGCGCTGCCCGAGCGGTTGCTGGCCGATCTGCTCTCGGCCTTCATGCAGGACATCGAGAAGACGCGCGACGGCAGCGGCTATGCCGACCGCGGTGGACTGCTGGACTATTGCCGCCGCTCGGCCAACCCGGTCGGCCGCCTGCTGCTGCATCTCTACGGCGTCGATGACGCGATCGCGCTGGCGCAGAGCGATGCCATCTGCAGCGCCTTGCAGCTCATCAACTTCTGGCAGGACCTCAGCGTCGATCTTCCGCGCGGCCGCTTCTATCTGCCGCGCGCCGACAGCGCGATGCACGGCCTGGCGGGCCGGGACTTCAGGACGTTCAGGCCGCTCGCGCCCGCCGCGCCGCCGCCGGCCGCCATCGCACTGGTGGCGACCGAAGTGGCCTGGGCCCGCGCACTGATGCGCGAGGGCGCGCCGCTGGTGCACCGGCTGCCGGGGCGTGCGGGCTGGGAGCTGCGCTTCGTCGTGCAGGGCGGCCAGCGCATCCTCGACCGGATCGAGGCGCAAGGCTGCGATAGCTTCTCGCGGCGCCCGACCCTCGGCAAGGCCGACATGCTGCCGATGGCCTGGCGGGCCTTCGGGATGCGGAGACAATCGCCCGCATGA
- a CDS encoding potassium transporter Kup: MNTTTQKLNPADAAPRAHAGPALMIAALGVVFGDIGTSPLYAFKETMNPAHGVPFTPQAVLGLLSLIFWGLMFVVTLKYVVFVLRADHDGEGGILALQALARNAVTGPTTRPWVWHAIGLLGLVGAAMFYGDSLITPAISVLSAVEGLEVEAPGLQHFVIPITMLILIGLFAVQRKGTGVVGKVFGPVMLLWFLVIALAGLWQVLRQPQVLAALDPRYAIGFLVVHHAQSLAVLGAVFLAFTGGEALYADMGHFGAKPIRLAWLFIALPGLVLNYFGQGALVLANPAAIDNPFFRLFPSWAVLPMVVLAAMATVIASQAVISGAFSLTAQAMRMAYLPRMRVVQTSGDAIGQIYVPGINWLLMVGVLLLVLGFRSSSALSAAYGIAVSITMVTTTLLAGVVAFRLWRWNRVAVVISVLLFAVVDVTFVIANSLKIAEGGWITLAVAVLVMIVFTTWAKGRRLGLEAAEAERLPLVPFVASLAAHMPHRVRGTAVFLNADADSVPHALLHNLKHNQVLHEQVIVLRVLTCDTPRVDARLRIEAEPLGHGVWVVTARHGYMERPDVPEFIRILAYQKGLACDSMTTSYFVSRASVGDEQLPGMNPVRRALFGWMQRNAGRASDYFELPGNRLVEMGQRT; this comes from the coding sequence ATGAACACGACGACGCAGAAACTGAATCCCGCGGATGCTGCGCCTCGTGCGCACGCCGGTCCCGCCCTGATGATCGCCGCGCTGGGCGTGGTCTTCGGGGACATCGGCACTTCGCCGCTCTATGCCTTCAAGGAGACGATGAACCCGGCGCACGGCGTGCCGTTCACGCCGCAGGCGGTGCTGGGGCTGCTGTCGCTGATCTTCTGGGGGTTGATGTTCGTCGTGACGCTGAAGTACGTGGTGTTCGTGTTGCGTGCCGACCACGACGGCGAGGGCGGCATCCTGGCGCTGCAGGCGCTGGCGCGCAACGCGGTCACCGGCCCGACGACCCGGCCCTGGGTCTGGCACGCGATCGGGCTGCTGGGCCTGGTCGGCGCCGCGATGTTCTATGGCGACAGCCTGATCACGCCCGCCATCTCGGTCCTGTCGGCGGTCGAAGGGCTGGAGGTGGAGGCGCCGGGCCTGCAGCACTTCGTGATCCCGATCACGATGCTGATCCTGATCGGCCTTTTCGCCGTGCAGCGCAAGGGCACCGGGGTGGTGGGCAAGGTGTTCGGCCCGGTGATGCTGCTGTGGTTTCTCGTGATCGCACTGGCGGGCCTGTGGCAGGTGCTGCGGCAGCCGCAGGTGCTGGCCGCGCTGGATCCGCGCTACGCGATCGGCTTCCTCGTGGTTCACCATGCGCAATCGCTCGCGGTGCTGGGCGCGGTCTTCCTGGCCTTCACCGGCGGCGAGGCGCTCTATGCGGACATGGGGCATTTCGGCGCGAAGCCGATCCGGCTGGCGTGGCTCTTCATCGCGCTGCCCGGGCTGGTGCTCAACTATTTCGGCCAGGGCGCGCTGGTGCTGGCGAATCCCGCGGCCATCGACAACCCCTTCTTCCGGCTCTTTCCTTCGTGGGCGGTGTTGCCGATGGTGGTGCTGGCCGCGATGGCCACGGTGATTGCGTCGCAGGCGGTCATCTCGGGCGCGTTCTCGCTCACGGCGCAGGCCATGCGCATGGCCTACCTGCCGCGCATGCGCGTGGTGCAGACCTCGGGCGACGCCATCGGACAGATCTACGTGCCTGGCATCAACTGGCTGCTGATGGTGGGCGTGCTGCTGCTGGTGCTGGGCTTTCGCAGTTCGAGCGCGCTGTCGGCGGCCTACGGCATCGCGGTCTCGATCACGATGGTCACCACCACGCTGCTGGCCGGCGTGGTGGCGTTCCGGCTCTGGCGCTGGAACCGCGTGGCGGTCGTGATCAGCGTGCTGCTGTTCGCGGTGGTCGACGTGACCTTCGTGATCGCCAACAGCCTCAAGATCGCCGAAGGCGGCTGGATCACGCTGGCGGTGGCGGTGCTCGTGATGATCGTGTTCACCACCTGGGCCAAGGGCCGCCGCCTGGGGCTGGAGGCGGCGGAGGCGGAGCGCCTGCCGCTGGTGCCCTTCGTCGCGTCGCTGGCGGCCCATATGCCGCACCGGGTCAGGGGCACGGCTGTGTTCCTCAACGCGGATGCCGATTCGGTGCCGCATGCGCTGCTGCACAACCTCAAGCACAACCAGGTGCTGCACGAACAGGTGATCGTGCTGCGCGTGCTGACCTGCGACACGCCGCGCGTCGACGCTCGCCTGCGCATCGAGGCCGAGCCGCTCGGCCACGGCGTGTGGGTCGTCACCGCGCGGCATGGCTACATGGAGCGGCCCGACGTGCCCGAATTCATCCGTATCCTGGCCTACCAGAAGGGCCTGGCCTGCGATTCGATGACCACCTCGTACTTCGTTTCCCGTGCCTCGGTGGGCGACGAACAGTTGCCGGGCATGAACCCGGTGCGCCGGGCCTTGTTCGGATGGATGCAGCGCAACGC